CCGGCTCTCAGCGGTCTTCACCCTCCTCCTTCTGGGGGGGATCATATCCGTCATCCTCTTCCGGGGGATCGGGGCGATAAGCTGGGAGTTTCTGACCCAGCCTCACTTCCGCCTCGGGACGGAGGGGGGGATCAGCACCTGCATCCAGGGTACCTTCTGGCTGGTGATGGGGGCGATGCTCATCTCCGCCCCCCTGGGGATCGGGGCCGCCATCTACCTCAACGAGTACTCCAGGCACTCCGGGCTGAAGCGGGTCGTCACCATCGCCGTCGGCTGTCTCAACGGCGTCCCCTCCGTCGTCTACGGCCTCTTCGGCCTCGCCTTTTTGGTCGCGACCTTCGGCCTCTCGCTCTTGGCGGGGTCGATCATCCTGGGGCTGATGAACCTGCCGACGATCATCCTCACCAGCCAGGAGGCGCTGAAGAGCGTTCCAAACTCCTTGCGGGAGGGGAGCGTCGCCCTGGGGGCTAGCAGGTGGCAGACGGTGAGGAAGGTGGTCATCCCCTCGGCCCTCCCCGGGGTCCTGACGGGGCTGATCATCGGAGTGGCGAGGGCCGCCGGCGAGACGGCCCCGATTATGTGGACCGCCGTCACCTTCTCCGCCACCCCCGTCACCATGTACTACGGCGTCGTCCCCGACGTCACCCAGCCCGTCAACAACCTCTGCTACCACCTCCTCAACCTGATCTACTTCCTGGGGGCCTGGGACGTGGAGGAGAAGGCCTGGGGGACGGCCCTCGTCCTCCTGGCCCTGGTCCTATCCATCAACATGGTGGCGATCTTCGTCAGGAACCACTACCGAAAGAAGATCTCGTGGTGAGCCCCCACCCCAGAACTTTTATCATTTCAGCGGCATAAGAGTCGGGCATGATACCGATCTCTCCCGACGAGATGAGAGCCGTCGACGCCAACTGCACCTACTTTGGGCTCCTCCCAATACAGCTGATGGAGAACGCCGGGTCAGCCCTCGCCTCGGAGGCGAGGAGGAGGGCTCGCGGCAAGAAGATAGCCGTCGTCGCCGGGCGGGGGAACAATGGCGGGGACGCCCTCGTCGCCGCGCGGCACCTCGCCGACCTCGAGGTGACGGTCTTTCTCCTCGGCAGGTCGAGGGAGATCGCCACCCAGGAGGCGCGGCAGAACTGGGAGATTCTGGAGCACCTAAACTTCGACCTCCGGGAGGTCCGGTGCTCGGAGGAGCTGGAACCCCTCTCCCGCTACGACCTGATCCTGGACGCTATCTTCGGGACGGGAGTCCGCGGCCCCGTCCGGGGGCTGGAGGCGGAGGCGATCGACGCCATCAACTCCTCGGGGAGGCCCGTCCTCTCGGTGGACGTACCGAGCGGCCTTGGTACCGAGAAGGCCGTCGAACCCGACGCCACCGTCACCTTCCACCGGCCGAAGGTGGCCATCCCCGGGGAGGTGGTGGTGGCGGGGATCGGGATACCTCCGGCAGCGGAGTTCTATGTGGGGCCCGGGGACCTAGGCCTCGTCGCCCGCCGGGCCTCCGAGAGCCACAAGGGGGAGAACGGCCGGGTCCTGGTGATCGGGGGCGGCCCCTATTCCGGGGCTCCTGCCCTGGCGGCGATGGCCGCCCTCCGGGCCGGGGCGGACCTCGCGACCGTCGCCGCCCCCAGGAACGTCGCCGGGATCATCGCCGGCCTCTCCCCAAACCTGATAGTACGCCCATTATCCGACGACCACCTCTCCCCCGGCGACCTGGACCTTATCAGGGAGCTCTTGCCCCGCCACGACGTCGTCGTCGTCGGGATGGGGCTCGGAAGGCACCCGGAGACGAGGGAGGCCCTGGCGGAGCTGATCCCCGAGTGCGGCAAGGCGGTCATCGACGCCGACGCCCTCCTCCCGGGGATACCCCTCCAGGGGATCATCACCCCCCACGAGAGCGAGTTTAGGAGGGTGAGCACCATCAGGGTGCCGCCGGGGCGGGTCGAGAAAGAGACGTTGATGAGCTTCGCCCGGGACATGACGCTCACCGTCCTCCTCAAGGGGAAGGTCGACCTGATCACCGACGGTTCCGTCGTCAGAGGGAATGCCACCGGCAATGCCGGCATGACGGTGGGCGGCACCGGGGACGTCCTCGCCGGGATCGCCGGAGCCTTCTACTCCAAGGCCCCGCCCCTCCGGGCCGCCGTCGCCGCCGCCTTCGTCAACGGGACCGCTGGGGATCTCGCCTTCGTCGAGAAGGGCTACTCCCTCCTCGCCACCGACGTCATAGAGAAGATCCCTGCCGCCATGAGGCTCTGACTTCTGGAGATGGGATCGGATCATGCCGTTCGGGGACCGGTGGGGATCAAGGGGCGGGATGGTGGAGATCACCGAGAAGCCCGTCGTTGGGCGGAGGGCCGTAGCCTCCGGCATCATCCGCCTGAAGGGGTCGACGGTCGAGTCGATAAGAGAAGGCGGGGTGAAGAAGGGGGACGTCCTCACTGTGGCGAGGGTGGCGGCGATCCAGGCGGTGAAGGAGGCGCCCCGGACTATCCCCCTGTGCCACCCGATCCCCATCACCGGGGTAGAGGTCGACTTCGTCCTCCTCCCCGCCGCCGTCAGAGCGACGGTTGCCGTCACCTCCGTCGGGAGGACCGGGGTCGAGATGGAGGCCCTCGCCGGGGTCTCGGCGGCGCTCCTCAACGTCTGGGATATGGTAAAGTACCTGGAGAAGGACGGGACGGGAAACTACCCCTCGACCTCTATCGAAGAGATCCGGGTGGTGGAGAAGAGGAAGGGGGTGGGTTGAGGAAGGGGTCAGGGGAGCTCTCCATCCCGGATCGTCTCCTCTTCGGATGGGGGTCCGGATATCTTCTGTCGGCGGGGATCTTCGGAATATAGATCAGGTGAAATAGATAATTATTTATAGAATTTCCTCCAAAACATGGAACTGCCGTTGGAGTCCGCCCCCTGCCGGGACGATTTATCCATCGGTTTATGGGCGGAGGGGCTGGACGGGATGAAGCTGGACGCTCAGATCCCGCCCGTCTCGTCTTTGATCCCGCGGGTCGAATCGATCTGCCCAGATGGAGGGATGTGGATCAAGCCGGCGGTGGAGGGGAGCGCTCCGCCGTCCT
The sequence above is drawn from the Methanothrix harundinacea 6Ac genome and encodes:
- a CDS encoding bifunctional ADP-dependent NAD(P)H-hydrate dehydratase/NAD(P)H-hydrate epimerase, whose translation is MIPISPDEMRAVDANCTYFGLLPIQLMENAGSALASEARRRARGKKIAVVAGRGNNGGDALVAARHLADLEVTVFLLGRSREIATQEARQNWEILEHLNFDLREVRCSEELEPLSRYDLILDAIFGTGVRGPVRGLEAEAIDAINSSGRPVLSVDVPSGLGTEKAVEPDATVTFHRPKVAIPGEVVVAGIGIPPAAEFYVGPGDLGLVARRASESHKGENGRVLVIGGGPYSGAPALAAMAALRAGADLATVAAPRNVAGIIAGLSPNLIVRPLSDDHLSPGDLDLIRELLPRHDVVVVGMGLGRHPETREALAELIPECGKAVIDADALLPGIPLQGIITPHESEFRRVSTIRVPPGRVEKETLMSFARDMTLTVLLKGKVDLITDGSVVRGNATGNAGMTVGGTGDVLAGIAGAFYSKAPPLRAAVAAAFVNGTAGDLAFVEKGYSLLATDVIEKIPAAMRL
- the pstA gene encoding phosphate ABC transporter permease PstA, with the protein product MKKIRPVPLASIAVALVILTSSLVYLVLQPGKIPLVSFWMGGLLLNLLLISASALALRREAQDGAPSLWTAGRLLPLSADLVYILAVVLLISSGRVGPDLKLELLGLSAVFTYPIVLPFLVFIGSFLAIKDSINLLYGYSSRGREVLVFSMVRLSAVFTLLLLGGIISVILFRGIGAISWEFLTQPHFRLGTEGGISTCIQGTFWLVMGAMLISAPLGIGAAIYLNEYSRHSGLKRVVTIAVGCLNGVPSVVYGLFGLAFLVATFGLSLLAGSIILGLMNLPTIILTSQEALKSVPNSLREGSVALGASRWQTVRKVVIPSALPGVLTGLIIGVARAAGETAPIMWTAVTFSATPVTMYYGVVPDVTQPVNNLCYHLLNLIYFLGAWDVEEKAWGTALVLLALVLSINMVAIFVRNHYRKKISW
- the moaC gene encoding cyclic pyranopterin monophosphate synthase MoaC, producing MPFGDRWGSRGGMVEITEKPVVGRRAVASGIIRLKGSTVESIREGGVKKGDVLTVARVAAIQAVKEAPRTIPLCHPIPITGVEVDFVLLPAAVRATVAVTSVGRTGVEMEALAGVSAALLNVWDMVKYLEKDGTGNYPSTSIEEIRVVEKRKGVG